Sequence from the Trichomycterus rosablanca isolate fTriRos1 chromosome 10, fTriRos1.hap1, whole genome shotgun sequence genome:
TGCTTCCTCCTCATAAGTACAACTAAAAGCATTAAAAGAAGCTATGATCTGCCAACACACATGGAGAATTTGTCTAAATCAGTCAGGCAGTGGCTAATccaattacattattttagcacatagaaacacatttagagaGTAAAAAAACTTAATTTATCTTAATAGTTTTTTAGACTTTTTCAGGGGCTGTATTGTGACCACATGAATTTTAGATCTAAGTGCATTACACTATAATgtataatacatatttatttatttattaggattttaaagttatGTTTaacacacattggttacattcatgacagaaatggtagttactcattacacaagaatgatcagttcacaagtttaatgtcaaacacagtcatggacaattttgtatctccaattcacctcacttgcatgtctttggactgtgggagaaaaccagagctttgacttttatttgattgcagacaggatgaacctgagatatttcatgttttatctgctcaacttcatttttatttgttaatatacctccattcctgcatttcaggcctgcagcacattccaaaaatagttgggtcatgggcaatttagggttagtaatgaggtgaaaaaactaaataattatgtgattccgaACAGGtgaatcatggtttggtacaaaagcagcatccaggaaagtctgagtctgtgtttttttttttttaattattattatttgcattttccatgctgtcccaactttttctgatttgagttTGTAATTTTATACTGCAACTGGCAATATACAAAGTTACAGAACGTTTTTTAAAAGACTGTTATGATGACATACCAGTTTCCTTATTAATGTATATAAACTTTGGGGAGTCATATGCTCCCTTTCAATTAATAAATGGGGTATGAGGGGGTGACAAATTACACAGAGctacagatgggctacagtaattgtatacccaaaaCGTTTATCTGAAAAACAGGTGTAgttaatgaaagaatgaatgtatttaccaaataagtgtacctaataaagtgttgtgtttgtatgaaTACACATAAATtgtatatgtataatgtatataataattcGGATATCCATCAAACATTAGGAGTAAAATGGGTCATGCCTGTTTCTTGAAGctgtattgattgtgttttcAAGGCCAAGCAGGTGCACACAATTATAACACCCTCACTGCGTCAAAACCTACCCAAATAGAATAGTGTGCACTACTGGACTCTTGAGCAGTGGAACCACATTCtctgaagaaataaataatgccTAATCCTGCAGACAAATCTGGGTTAAACAGACACTTGGGAAATGCAAGGTAGCCAAATGCTATGTGATGGGGGTGCAAAGCACATGACTGCTTTAATGACATTGGCTGGGTTTATTAGATCAAATGAATGAAAATCAAAACACTTTACCATAGAATTTAAATAACTGTGTCCCACATTAATggaattgtttaaataaaaaatacttttagaATGAGTGCATCAATGTACAGATTAAGCTCCAcaatcctgacctcaacctcatccAATGTCTTTAGATAAATTGCAGtgctgactgtgagccagtCAGGCATTATCACCCCATATCTCTACTCAATTTCACTAAAATCCTCTCAAAAGAGGCTATTTCAGCAGGAAAGGAGACCAGCTTCATATTCATGTCTTGTATTTTAGACCAAACTGTAAACTCTGACCCACATTCTCACTCAGCCATTAAGTTACAACACAACTATGTCAAACTCAATTAAATGCCTAATAAATCACAGTGACTTACTCATTTATTGCTCAACAGACTGTAAAATTCAAGGTTTGGATACAGAATTAAGTCTTTAAATCATTGTttgaaatcatttttatttgaaaCAATGTTATTTTTCAGTTACAAGTCTTCAGTTCTAGTTGACaaaaatttacaaaatcattttaTAATCAGTTTCTTTTCTTTCGTTGGTCAGTTCTTGTCATTActgaagattaaaaaaaaaacttttactcCCTGTTTCAAAACtgcatttttgtaattttactgCAAGTGCTTAGAAACCTGTTCCCACATGCAATCAGTAACAAACAGGAAGCCATACATTTGTTTGCTTGCTGGCAGCAATGATAAAAAGAACAAGTACTGCAATCATAATTCAAAATGAGGAATGTAGTTCCAGCATTAAGTTTTCCAACTTTTGATTCTCCCACGATCAGGTGCAAATGATTTGAGAGTAAACAGAGAAagataaaaagcaaaaatatgGGTAACAATATAACATGAAAACAAGTTTAATTTgggtttaaaaagcatttttcatGAGGCCTTTTAGGCAGTGAGAGGCAGGACTGTTCGTTTTGCACAGCCAGTCAAAATCAAGTCCACAAGTTGaaaagagcatttccacacacacacacacacatgctactGAAAATAATATTGCATCATTACCTATCTATGCATCTATACAATTACTAATTTACCTGTTAACATTTGCAGGTAACTCAAACAAAATCAATAAAAGTGTATCTCTACTTTTGTTAAGAACAAACCAACAAAGATAAACAAAGTCCGACCTACATGGAAAGTTGTACAAATAAGCACATGTTCGTATCACATGAAGTGCCTCTCTGATTAAAATAACCAAttacaattaatttttttcaaTTAGAATATTCCGAAGAGCAAGAATTAGGGGTGTAACAATATGCAtattcattttttaacaagGGTTGGAATACTACAAGGATTGCAAACTGAAAATAGCTATTTCTAATTATGAAACAGTAATCATAATATTGCATTAAAACCTGCTCTGCAATGCTCTAAAATTCACATCATTGGCTGTTAAAACAAGCAGCAATACTAAAAAGTAGTAAGGCTACAATTTTCGGTTGGATTATTCAATGTTGGgtttcaaagtaaaaaaaaccaaaaactaATTAGCCAAGCTATTATAAATGTTGAGCTGAAAATAAAAGTCTGTTTGGAAACACTACAAATGATAAGCTTTCCCATCAACTTTAACAATGTTAGAATGGTGACAGTGTGCTAAAATTGCTAAACCTGAGTATCATGTGACATTGCCAATACCTTAAGTATGCTACACTCAGTTGTGGTGATGTCCCCTTAGTTTGTGAGTTACTCATTCGCCCCCCATATAATCAAGATGTATAGTGGTGCAAAAAATTAATCCTATTGTATTATGAAATTTGTTTAACACTCTTAATAAGACCATAttatgactactggcaaaaaTTCTGGATTGgattttacatatttaatagACATATTCTGTACTAGATCATTACAAATAAGGTTAAAAGGACAGTAAAATTATCCCAACTTGCTTGTAAAGAGTTGGCTTGGTTACTGTGATGATGTCAGAatcatgtgtgtgtaagagCTCTAATATTGGTATTGCAAAGGAAACTGAAAATATGGAATGGGGACATGCATTGTAATTAGTACTTCTTGTTAACGGTCTGTTGACATGAATATTGGTGAaccataattaaaaataaaacagtaattagaatttacaataagtgcaatgtTATTAATGACTACAACAGACTGTAGTGTTGGACATCAGCGTCATGAAAAATGTTTAGTATTATTTAATTGTAGCAAGTAGCAACGTTATTCCTTTGAGTTTATGTGCAAAATTATGCTTTATTTTGTAATCTTTTTACTGTTTAGGACTTTTCAGGTTTACCTAATGCCTAGTGCACACTACACTGCTTTCAATATCTTTTTATCGTTCACACTAAACACTTTAGTTGCAAACGATCAATCTTGCTGTGAACATAGAAAAGCACACCACACATTTGATTACTAGGGAGGGTCTTACACTGCATATACATCATACATACATCTGTGCTCTACACTCACTACACTTCACTGTCTGTACATGTTAGTGCTAAAATAAGAGTCTGAGAACCTTGTCACTGCTGACTTTTTTGCGTTTCCTTGTGCAAAATAACcagaaaaaaatagataaattgTTGGGAAGACACTGGGGTctgttatttttaaacatagTGCATGATAAAGGAACAGTGAACAAACCATCTACAAAATCATTAACAGAAAGAactaaaaatgttaaacatttaGTTAAAATTGGGTAAAATATTCAGCTAAAATATCCATCTACCCGCTTTACATAGACGCACTGCTGCTTCATGTTTGCTAAGAGTGCTGTGTCTCAAATCTCATACCAAAACATATGTTTGAGATTACAATACCAACAGTGTTGTACTAATAGGACATACTATATAGTACTGTagtattgttcttttttttgctttttgccTCAGAGTTCCCTCCTATAATTGGGGACCTCACACGAACTGCTGATTATTTCAAACAAGgtgtgaaaaaaaaactgacataACAAAATTGTAGCTAGACTGCTTACATTACAAAAGAGCTCAGAACTGTAGGGCCTCACACAGCTGCCCTAATTTTGTCAGCAAATGAAAAACTAGGACTAAAATAGCATAGTGTGCACTTGGCTTGAATAGGAGAAAATAAGTTATTGATTGAGGGGAAaaattggtttattttcttACATCGGAAAAACCTAGCATGTTGTGTGACTGACAGCAGTCACGAGAGCTGGGGTTAACTGGTGACATAGTGCTTGTTGGAAGACTGGCCATAGAGACCATAGAAGTCAGGATGCCTGTGTGACTGTGAGGCATCTATCCAGTCCCGCATGGACAGACTCTGCAGAGACTGAGACATGGCAGGAGCTGAGGGCAGGGGCTGATGGGAGTATTCCTGTGAGCTTACCGGCCACGGAAAGGAGCCGGATCGTGGATAGGGTGCATGGCCTCTAGGGTTAGACACTGAGGGTACACCCGAGCAGTAGCAGTTGTCCATCGTGCACATGAGAATCTTGCGTCCTCCGTACTGAGGCAGCTGTGACGTGCTGCTGTTCGGATAATGCGAGTGGGGAAACACAGAGCCAGATTGATGCATGGACTGGGAACTGGTTGCAGCACTGCTGTTTCCAGAGTTGCAGGAGCCCAGAGCATGTTGAGAGGACTGGTTCTCACCTGTGGAGGAGCTTGGAGCTGCAGTCAGATTCAGGCatggctgctttgcagcagggCCAGATGAGGATGAGGACTCCATGAAGCTAGAGCTAGCTTTACTACTGCTCCCTGCTTCAGAAAAAGCCGTAGTGTGTCTACGCTTCTCTGAACATAGATATGCTGGAATAGTCTGGAAGAAGTTTGCAGGAGCGCTAAATGGAGCTGAGACATAAGAACAGAGAAAAGAAGGGTGGTATTATtagattattcatttattaatgtaaaaacaAGCCTTCAGTTTACAGGTGTCAAACTTAAATCCTTAAGCCAAATACAGCCAACTGACTAATGATCAATATCCATTATGCGCAAAGACATAAAAAGATACAGCAATGCCCTAtacttaatattaattaattatttaaaatgtacaagtAGGCATCAGGCAAGAGTTATATTCTTTTGGTGATCAACATAATCCTTACTGTCATTGCATCTTCAATGACTACTGCTACTGCTCCTTGATCTTTAACAACCAAGCTGGTTTAAACACCAAGTCTtgctaattttttttaatgaaagacCACTAGTCCTAAAAATACTTGCTCAGACTGGCTGACTGCTGCATAAACACCCCACAACCACATAATGGATAGCACTTCTTGGTTCCCCCACCCCAAtcccaaaatttttttttgaggCCTTTTGGTCTCCACACAGTGACaattttactaaatatatcagGTAAAATGTAATTGCTTATGATCTTTGGATAGATTTTGATACAATTGGATGTCCTTAAAGATAGTCTATAAAACGAGCCTATAAATTGAGCTGTGTAAAATTTGAATGCTTTTGAACATCTGCCCCAAATTTTCCAAACATATTGCCAAGAGTGTTTACTGTTTTATAATTGCGTTTATTGCTCTGTTTGTTGCCATCATTAATACAAATGAGTAaaattaaaagctttaaatCAATTAATTTTAAATGCCACATTTTATTTTAGCCAATATAACAGTACTTAAATATAAGTAGATAAAACCAGGTGGATTTAAGGAGATGCCAAATTAAGGCTGTGCACCAAGGGGTTAAACCTCTTCATGAATAAATCTCTATGAATAAAACCCATGTTAACCTGAAATGTTATGCAACACACAGAGTTAGCTttagtttattttcttttaaaaacaccCAAAATGCTGATATAACCCAGGCAGAAATTGAGTTTGAGAGCCATGCTTTGATAGTAATCCAGAAACAATTTACATGAAGAGTAAGCAGATATACCTTCAAGCATTTTGCACaggtttttttccctctttgtGATTTCTGAGAGAAACAGCTTGGAATTGAGGCTGCCAACTTTGTAAGGTGGTAAGGTATTGCCAAAATATGATTGTGACCTGGAGCAAACACAAACGTTTATTAAACTGACATGCAATAAAAGTACTGTATGACACACGTATAGTGTAAACGTACTTTCAACATTCCAAAAGTTTATAGCTGTACTGCAGACTTACCTGTCCATTACAATCTTTACAGATTTTGTATtctgaaaagaaataaaaacaataatgttaAAGCTCAGATGTCAGTCTTTAGAATCCTGATGTAAAAACAAGAACGAAAAACAAACAATTCTAAAGAAAGCTAGCTAGTTATCCATTAGTTAACCCTAAATACCCATCAGTCCATGTTGCTCAAAGACACTGCATAACCAAACTGATAACTGTCACATCAAACTGAATGTGCAGgaatacaaattaaatacaCAAATTGCAAAGgacatgtatttaaaaaaataactttATATCTTTACAAAGCATAAGCAAGAGATAACAGCCACATAAATATCCTAGAAGACAATAATGGACATGAGCATGGCATAGCATATTTTTAGATGTTTAGACTGTGGTCTATGCAGTGGTGAATTTGCAAACTAgattgctgtgccaccccaggtaaaaaagttttttaaatactCATTTACAGTTATGATACCAACATGCCTattcaaaacacacaaaaaaatcatATTACCCTCATGAATGTGATATCCTCTGCCTTATCGAAGACCATCTGCATGGAACCGAGGAGTTTCTTGGCCTCTTGGCGCTTCTGGTTGAGCTGTAGAGTTTGGGAGGAGTTCTCCTGACAGAATTTAGCATGTGCCTGATCCAGCACCTCCAGCGTCTTTCCAAGGTCTTCCTCCAACAACTGCTGCATCTTTtgatactgtaactgtacctcCTCTTTTAGATGCTGCACCTTGTCCTGATGAGTCAGTGATTCAATATGTTTAGTTAAATATCAGCATTATGTGAATCTTGACACAATAATTCATCAAACCTATATAGAAGGAGCCATGAGAAGGGTACTGGATATTTAGTGTATTTAGTGTTCAGTAAAGGACTGGATTAAGGTAAAGCTGATTATCTGGTTTATGCATAGGTTAACAGGGAAACATACGTATAAAGATTAGATTTCAAATGTAAGTGAATTGAGAACGTAAGGAAACACACCTCTATAAGACATTTGTCTGACTCAAGTTTGTAGAGCTGCTCTTCTATATCCTGCACTTGGTCTTCAATCCGGTCCTGCTGCTTTATTAACATTTGCTGCAAGAGGGAAAAACAAGGACAATGTCActtcaataaaatacagtagcaAATAAAGCCATTACCCTTCCTTtcaacattacacacactgtatgtgCTATGATTCTCTTACTAACAGACACtactacagacacacacacctactaaAATTACAATCAGTTCCACTGATCTTAAAGTACTATTCATTAATCATCCACTAtccaggctaaaaaagtatctGGGCTAAGGACATTTCAGAATCCAAGGTGTTTTGATgaattagaatagaataaaatgcctttagtcattgcacagtgtacaacgaaatttttgagcatctccttgaGCGTACatgtacgtacacacacatatacaccaatcagccataacattaaaaccacctacaggtttctacactcactgtccattttatcggcttcacttaccatatagaaacattttgtagttctacaattactgactgtagtccatctgttttcctttcatgctgttcttcaatggtcaggactctcccaggaccaccacagagcaggtattatttgggtggtggatcattctcagcactgcagtgacactgacagtaatggtgatgtgttagtgtgtgcaatgctgatagagtttttaaatacctcactgtcactgctggactgagaatagtccatcaaccaaaaatatccagccaacagcgccccgtaggcagcgtcctgtgaccactgatgaaggtctaggagaagaccaactcaaacagctgcaatagatgagcgatcgtctctgactttaccacctacaaggtggaccaactaggtaggagtgtctaatagagtggacagtgagtggacatggtatttaaaaactccagcagcgctgctgtgtctgatccactcataccagcacaacacacactaacacaccaccaccatgtcagtgtcactgcagtgctgagaatgatccaccacctaaataatacctgctctatggtggtcctgaccatttaagaacagggtgaaagcaggcttctatatggtaagtggggctgataaaatggacagtgagtgtagaaacaaggaggtggttttaatgttatggctgatcagtgtaaatacacatatgtatttacaaataaacatatacacatatagatGCACAAATACAGGTGTGAGTTTTAaagagtattttttttaaagaacgttATTGCACAATCCTTATAAATTGCACAATTAGATGATTCAAACACAAAGTCAATCTGCTCTTCTCAATGAAGAAACGTTTTTGCAAACTATTCATTGATTAGACTTATAGAGCACATTAGAATACATTTTAAGTAGCTTGGGTTTCATTCATTTGCAATAAGACAAGTTATCTACATGTTAAAGAAATGTTTGTTACAAACCATGGTATGACCAAGCTGAAAAACTAGCTAAATGAAATTGGCAAATGCAGTACAAATACTAAACACTTGGAAATACTTTGAAGACATTTGCATTTTGCATTAATAGTAAATGTGGATTACAGATGAAACAGAATAGAAATGATTAAGAAAAGCAATTAAAATTATAGTGTCTTTTATAAGCGTCTTTTAATTGTATTCAAATTAGTCGAATCTAAATTACTTTCCTGTTTATAATAAATGGTATACATAGGAGTAACACAATCCAGAATGGCCTTAGGAAATTAACAGGTCACTGGTAAcagtgaaaaacaaaacaaaaaacaaattagTCTTAATTTAACTCCGTCTAATGTAAAAGCCAGCCTCCCCCAAAAGAAGGTGGATGTGCTGTCATGGTAAcgaagctgttttttttttatttcagctaCTTGTTTTATTGTGTATGCTGCAGAGGAGTATGGGGAAGGTattaagagaaaaaaacagaaggCAAAAATAAAAAGGGGGAGCAGAAACACATATATTTCACACTATCTTTCCCCATTTTGTCTTTGTCGGCCTGCATGTCAGAGACAAATAGCTGTGACCCTCGCTGTGTGCATACTGGTGCAAAGCTGTGTAATGAATGCAAGCTGGCTGCCAGATAAAAATGCTTGTTTCCAGTGCAAACCAAACCACACAGTTGATGCTTTAAAGCTTCTAGCAGAGGGCATTGTCCAATTCTCATAGCGCTATAAAGCTTTTCTTTAAAGCATTCACATTACTTTAATTACTATAGCCAAATTTAGCTATAGCTAATTCTCGAAGCTGTACCtccacacagagacacagggtCAAAAACACTCCTGCACCTAACAACGATGACATACATAGGTAGTGAATTCCAGTGGCAGGGCTAATGACAGACcagaaaaagaatttaaaaCAATATCTTAGGCTTTTAGTGTTTCCAGGACCACAAGGGTTTCAATAATTTTGCTTGGCACAGCCTCAAGCCTTCCTAGAGTTGGCCGTCCAGCCAAATTGGACAcattactacaaaataaaatataaagacaagatactTAAAACAAATTTAGAACTCCTATAAACAGCAAGACTGTAAAAATTACATCCACAACAAAGCAGCTGTTTTTTCAAAAACAACTTGCATTGTGCGATGTAgacttataaaatataaatagcacACTGTGTGAAAAATATGGCAGTGGCTGAATAAGACAGCttttaaaagaaacaaatgaTATGTAACAATAATACTTAAATGTCATAATACAAATTAATAGTAAAAAAGTATTTGACAGTAGAAGCTAGCTTGAAACTACATACAgctgcaatcagaaatattcacTAAGTAAGAATTTATAACATAAACCTTtctgcagagctagattttaaatgaaaaagcaAATAGAAGATTAAAGCAAATAGAAGCAAGGAAAAATAATGTAGTATTTGTTAATACTGCAATGTCATAATTATTTAACCCTCACATAATATTACTGATCCCAAAACCATATGCTAATCTATATTACCTAAAGTTggattacaacatgattaaagcGCTTGAAACTCAATAACGGCCcataatttgcttcagctgtgatgtcaTACATAAACCCCACAcagagattcaagtgttcaaggtgtgGCAACCATAGTGAAAACTAGGGAGCTTTTACAAAAGCTGGGAGaggagatcactttattaaaaagcaataaaaagacAATGGGTATACAACATTTTATCCAAAAGCCTTAGCAATCTTAAAAAGGaccaaaaaaagaacaaaaactcTGTGTTACTGAAAAGACTTGGCCTAatgaaggctgggacaaatgCATCAGTGGCAGCCATATGAAGATCACTTAACCAGGATTTCATGGCCAAACCCCATGTCTCATTCCACTCTTGACCATAAAGCACAAGATAGCTTGACTAAAATACACGAGAAGGCACAGTTATGCACAGTTctatggagtgacaaatcaaaaatggaactgtttggccatatggatcagcGGTTTGTCTAGATGAGGCTTTTGACTATTctcacagtcaagcatggtggtgggaaatACCAAGGTAATATCAGGAGGAACGTTATTCCTTCTGTGGTAAAATTAAATCTTTGTGATAACTGGACTTCCCAGAAGACAATGATCTTAAGCACACTTTTCAGTCAatcaaagcttggttaaggaatcagttCTGGAACATCCTGGAGTTCCTTCTTAGTCACAACATTTAAATCCcattaaaaaaatctttggtgggatttaaaaaaagcagttgcagcacaaaAGCTGTCAATCCTCAATGAGCGGGAAGCTTTTGCATTCGACATTAGGTGTCAGAAGTTTATCATCACTCACTGAAATcgcttattagaggttatcaaggcaaaagAATGTTTCACCAAGTACTGCAACATAAACACTACTAAAATGACAAAGAAAAAACCTTTAGATTATGTCTATTCATTGCAAGAAGTATGAACACCCAGCAATTTTTACAGTTATGCTAATAAGTAATTAATCCAAGTAAAAGATCAGTAGCTGTGTTTACATGAAACCTGAAAACCCATCCATAACCCTACTGCAAGattattatgaataaaaaagta
This genomic interval carries:
- the trim8b gene encoding E3 ubiquitin-protein ligase TRIM8b, with the translated sequence MAENWKNCLEEELICPICLHVFSEPIQLPCKHNFCRVCINEAWAKDATMVRCPECNHSYSQKPALEKNHKLSNIVEKFNTLTVEKTPTVLHCILCRRGPPMPAHKVCLRCKAPCCQSHVQTHLQQPSSNTGHLLVEASEERAWTCPQHHEYRLYHCEAEHSAICQYCCMSRCAPHHGHSVCDVELRRHDIRQMLIKQQDRIEDQVQDIEEQLYKLESDKCLIEDKVQHLKEEVQLQYQKMQQLLEEDLGKTLEVLDQAHAKFCQENSSQTLQLNQKRQEAKKLLGSMQMVFDKAEDITFMRNTKSVKIVMDRSQSYFGNTLPPYKVGSLNSKLFLSEITKREKNLCKMLEAPFSAPANFFQTIPAYLCSEKRRHTTAFSEAGSSSKASSSFMESSSSSGPAAKQPCLNLTAAPSSSTGENQSSQHALGSCNSGNSSAATSSQSMHQSGSVFPHSHYPNSSTSQLPQYGGRKILMCTMDNCYCSGVPSVSNPRGHAPYPRSGSFPWPVSSQEYSHQPLPSAPAMSQSLQSLSMRDWIDASQSHRHPDFYGLYGQSSNKHYVTS